One window from the genome of Candidatus Didemnitutus sp. encodes:
- a CDS encoding MarC family protein, producing the protein MMDWANRFLQAFIPLFVAIDPIGLAAIFLGLGQNLPRERRHKIADQAIWTGGLVALGFLFLGTSIFAALGISVSDFQIAGGLILFVIAAKDLLSSASEGEKLPEDFGVVPLGMPLIAGPASITTLLVLAQNATVGVAATLAALVVNLVLVVFALHYSEWLGRKIGPTGMRAISKIISMLLAAIAVAMIRQGWRT; encoded by the coding sequence ATGATGGATTGGGCGAACCGGTTTCTGCAGGCCTTCATCCCGCTCTTCGTGGCGATCGACCCGATCGGCCTCGCGGCGATCTTTCTCGGCCTCGGGCAAAATCTCCCGCGCGAACGCCGCCACAAGATCGCGGATCAGGCGATCTGGACGGGTGGGTTGGTGGCGCTCGGGTTCCTGTTTCTCGGCACGTCGATTTTCGCCGCGCTCGGCATCTCGGTGAGCGATTTCCAGATCGCGGGCGGACTCATCCTGTTCGTCATCGCTGCGAAGGACCTGCTCTCGTCGGCCAGCGAAGGCGAGAAACTCCCCGAGGATTTCGGCGTCGTGCCGCTCGGCATGCCGCTCATCGCCGGCCCGGCGTCGATCACCACGCTGCTCGTGCTCGCGCAGAACGCGACAGTCGGCGTCGCGGCCACGCTCGCGGCGCTGGTCGTGAATCTCGTGCTCGTCGTCTTCGCGCTGCACTACAGCGAGTGGCTCGGCCGCAAGATCGGTCCCACCGGCATGCGCGCCATCTCGAAGATCATTTCCATGCTCCTCGCCGCCATCGCCGTCGCGATGATCCGGCAAGGGTGGCGCACCTGA
- a CDS encoding serine hydrolase translates to MKLPALGLAAALLVPAMATEPAALQAVVDRAVADTRAEFTAPELKADQLAVTVVDLRGATPVHASYRGDARIYPASVIKLFFAAYAHRRMEDGQLADTPELRRGMRDMIVDSYNEATSYVVDAITGTTSGPELPPDELAEWNARRGIVTRYFADHGYANVYAQRKPWGEGPYGREKQDMEAHPPARNYLSTDDTARLLVELAQGRCVSPARSAQILELMRRDPFKHSDDLDSQDVGFTGPALSPGMKLWAKAGWVSWARHDAALIELPDGGRVVIVTFTDGREHANNRKIIAAVARRVLGNLP, encoded by the coding sequence ATGAAACTCCCCGCCCTCGGCCTCGCGGCCGCGCTCCTCGTCCCCGCCATGGCCACCGAACCCGCCGCGTTGCAGGCCGTCGTCGATCGCGCGGTCGCCGACACCCGCGCGGAATTCACCGCCCCCGAGCTCAAGGCCGACCAGCTCGCCGTGACCGTCGTCGACCTCCGCGGCGCGACGCCCGTGCACGCCAGCTACCGCGGCGACGCGCGCATCTACCCGGCGAGCGTGATCAAACTCTTCTTCGCCGCCTACGCGCACCGCCGGATGGAGGACGGCCAACTCGCCGACACGCCCGAACTGCGCCGCGGCATGCGCGACATGATCGTCGATTCCTACAACGAGGCGACGAGCTACGTCGTCGACGCCATCACCGGCACGACGAGCGGTCCCGAGCTGCCGCCGGATGAGTTGGCGGAGTGGAATGCGCGACGCGGCATCGTGACGCGCTATTTCGCCGACCACGGCTACGCCAATGTTTACGCGCAACGAAAGCCCTGGGGCGAAGGTCCCTACGGCCGCGAAAAACAGGACATGGAGGCGCACCCGCCGGCGCGAAACTACCTTTCGACCGACGACACCGCGCGCCTGCTCGTGGAGCTCGCCCAAGGCCGCTGCGTCTCGCCCGCGCGCTCGGCGCAAATTCTCGAGCTGATGCGGCGCGATCCGTTCAAGCACAGCGATGATCTCGACTCGCAGGACGTGGGCTTCACCGGACCGGCGCTCTCGCCTGGCATGAAACTCTGGGCCAAGGCCGGCTGGGTCAGCTGGGCGCGCCACGACGCCGCGCTGATCGAGCTGCCCGACGGCGGCCGCGTCGTGATCGTGACGTTCACCGACGGGCGCGAGCACGCGAACAACCGCAAAATCATCGCCGCCGTCGCGCGGCGGGTGCTGGGGAATTTGCCGTGA
- a CDS encoding amidohydrolase family protein, producing MISHLSRSLNLSLSLGLALAATGFVRAEAEASMPLAIFAETLHTAAGAPIHDGLVLVGRDGKIAYVGPAKDIAYTADHRVIRAKVATPGLIDARATVGLSGLLNQPHDQDMLERSAAVQPELRALDAYNAQDPLVAWVRGFGVTTVNTGHAPGTLVSGQTMIVKTLGRESDEDVINPAAMTAVSLGNAALNRAEGPTGGAAAGGPKSPGTRAKAVAMLRAELIKAQEYARKRDAKDETKRPPRDLKAETFLRALDGSQPLLIHADKQLDILAALRLAKEFNLKIVLDGAADAHLVLDQIKASGFPVILHPTMARANEDAENLAMDTAAKLHAAGIPFAIQSGYESYVPKTRVVLFEAAVAAGKGLGFDAALASVTIDAAKILGIAQRTGSLERGKDADLALYDGDPFEYTSHCVGTVIDGQLFEHGAN from the coding sequence ATGATCTCTCATCTTTCTCGTTCTCTTAATCTTTCTCTATCTCTCGGTCTCGCGCTGGCGGCGACGGGCTTCGTCCGTGCCGAGGCCGAAGCCTCGATGCCGCTCGCGATCTTCGCCGAGACGCTGCACACCGCCGCCGGCGCCCCGATCCACGACGGCCTCGTGCTCGTCGGCCGCGACGGCAAGATCGCCTACGTCGGCCCCGCGAAGGACATCGCCTACACCGCCGATCACCGCGTCATCCGCGCCAAGGTTGCCACGCCCGGCCTGATCGACGCCCGCGCCACCGTCGGCCTCTCCGGCTTGCTGAATCAGCCGCACGACCAGGACATGCTCGAGCGCTCCGCCGCCGTGCAGCCCGAACTCCGCGCGCTCGACGCCTACAACGCCCAGGACCCGCTCGTCGCTTGGGTGCGTGGCTTCGGCGTGACGACCGTCAACACCGGTCACGCCCCCGGCACGCTCGTGTCCGGCCAGACGATGATCGTGAAGACGCTCGGCCGCGAATCCGACGAGGATGTGATCAATCCCGCCGCGATGACCGCCGTCTCGCTCGGCAACGCCGCGTTGAATCGCGCCGAAGGTCCCACCGGCGGCGCGGCGGCCGGCGGGCCCAAATCCCCCGGCACGCGCGCCAAGGCCGTCGCCATGCTCCGCGCCGAACTGATCAAGGCCCAGGAATACGCAAGGAAGCGCGACGCCAAGGACGAGACGAAGCGACCGCCGCGCGACTTGAAGGCGGAGACCTTCCTCCGCGCGCTCGACGGCTCGCAGCCGCTCCTTATCCACGCCGACAAGCAACTCGACATCCTCGCCGCGCTCCGGCTCGCGAAGGAGTTCAACCTGAAGATCGTGCTCGATGGCGCCGCCGACGCGCACCTCGTGCTCGACCAGATCAAGGCGAGCGGTTTCCCCGTGATCCTGCATCCCACGATGGCCCGCGCCAACGAGGACGCGGAAAATCTCGCCATGGACACCGCCGCAAAACTCCACGCCGCCGGCATCCCGTTCGCGATCCAGAGCGGTTACGAGAGCTACGTGCCGAAGACGCGCGTCGTCCTCTTCGAAGCCGCCGTCGCGGCCGGCAAAGGCCTCGGCTTCGATGCCGCGCTCGCCAGCGTGACGATCGATGCCGCGAAAATCCTCGGTATCGCCCAGCGCACCGGTTCGCTCGAGCGGGGCAAGGATGCCGACCTCGCGCTCTACGACGGCGACCCCTTCGAATACACCAGCCACTGCGTCGGCACGGTGATCGACGGCCAGCTCTTCGAGCACGGCGCGAACTGA
- a CDS encoding amidohydrolase family protein — protein MSLRTVLPLAVLLGLAASACAQDKPLVLQGAQIIPIVGEPIMHGVLVVSGGKIVAVGTAGSIALPPNAEIRDVTGKIIMPGLVDSHSHIGGPAGADASSPIQPDVRALDSIDAQSPSIQKAQAGGITTANIMPGSGHLISGQTVYAKLRDGRTVDDLLIKNDDGTMAGGLKMANGTNSMRGVGGFPGTRGKSAALVREQFIKAQEYRDKIARAKGDPDKLPPRDLALEELVEVLDGKRVVQHHTHRHDDILTVLRLAKEFGFKVVLHHVSEGWKVADEIAKAGVACSVIMIDSPGGKLETKEMSFTTPAVLEKAGVLVGLHTDDGVTDSRHFLRAAGLAVRGGMTRDGALRAVTIANARILGLEKHIGSLEPGKDADFIILDGDPLSVYTHVEQTWVEGRKVFDLSDPQDKLYALGGAGAGDPRRVQLCCFGNAWDIIAAANDQLFGGAQ, from the coding sequence ATGTCCCTCCGAACCGTGTTACCCTTGGCGGTCCTTCTGGGATTGGCCGCCAGCGCCTGCGCGCAGGACAAGCCGCTCGTGCTTCAAGGCGCGCAAATCATCCCCATCGTCGGCGAACCCATCATGCATGGCGTGCTCGTCGTCTCCGGCGGCAAGATCGTCGCGGTCGGCACCGCCGGCTCGATCGCCCTCCCGCCGAACGCCGAAATCCGCGACGTCACCGGCAAGATCATCATGCCCGGCCTCGTCGATTCGCACAGCCACATCGGCGGTCCGGCCGGCGCGGATGCGTCGAGCCCGATCCAGCCTGATGTCCGCGCGCTCGACTCCATCGACGCGCAAAGCCCCTCGATTCAAAAGGCCCAAGCCGGCGGCATCACCACCGCCAACATCATGCCCGGCTCCGGCCACCTCATCAGCGGCCAGACCGTCTACGCCAAGCTCCGCGACGGTCGCACCGTCGACGACCTGTTGATCAAGAACGACGACGGCACGATGGCCGGCGGACTCAAGATGGCCAACGGCACCAACTCCATGCGCGGCGTGGGCGGCTTCCCCGGCACGCGCGGCAAGTCCGCCGCGCTCGTCCGCGAGCAGTTCATCAAGGCGCAGGAATATCGCGACAAGATCGCCCGCGCCAAAGGCGACCCCGACAAGCTCCCGCCGCGCGACCTCGCCTTGGAGGAACTCGTCGAAGTCCTCGACGGCAAGCGCGTCGTCCAGCACCACACCCACCGCCACGACGACATCCTCACCGTGCTTCGGCTCGCGAAGGAATTCGGCTTCAAGGTCGTGCTCCACCACGTTTCCGAAGGCTGGAAAGTCGCCGACGAAATCGCCAAAGCCGGCGTCGCTTGCTCGGTCATCATGATCGATTCGCCCGGCGGCAAACTCGAGACCAAGGAAATGTCCTTCACCACGCCCGCCGTGCTCGAGAAAGCCGGCGTGCTCGTCGGCCTGCACACCGACGACGGCGTCACCGATTCGCGCCACTTCCTCCGCGCGGCCGGTCTGGCGGTGCGCGGCGGCATGACGCGCGACGGCGCCCTGCGCGCCGTGACGATCGCCAACGCCAGGATCCTCGGTCTCGAAAAGCACATCGGCTCGCTCGAGCCGGGCAAGGACGCCGACTTCATCATCCTCGATGGCGATCCGCTCAGCGTCTACACGCACGTCGAGCAGACGTGGGTCGAAGGCCGCAAGGTCTTCGATCTCTCCGATCCGCAGGACAAACTCTACGCCCTCGGCGGCGCGGGAGCCGGCGACCCGCGCCGCGTGCAGCTCTGCTGCTTCGGCAACGCCTGGGACATCATCGCCGCCGCCAACGACCAACTCTTCGGAGGTGCCCAATGA
- a CDS encoding DUF2075 domain-containing protein — MAHTPEKSVSSRAWYSASIADFLAVTDNEILGALTRHSEFSVDETQAQAWLEEIRFLKAHLRGLAGTIYFEFHVPRMGNRIDVVLVIGAVVFVIEFKVGEKMFARSAVEQVWDYALDLKNFHEGSHQVAIVPILIATAANDSGTSVPSCDQDRVYRPIKVNPLEFRKTLDAVVGQISGPALAATTWENAPYKPTPTIVEAARALYAHHQVEALNCFDAGRQNLGRTAKRIEAIIDEARTKKKKAICFVTGVPGAGKTLVGLNTATQHRREGEPTHAVLLSGNAPLVAVLRAALTRDEKARLKAAGKKRPKGSDPVKQFIQNVHHFRDEAGKHDGPPADHVVVFDEAQRAWNQAKTADFMKRKKGRPDFQHSESEYLLSYVDRHQDWAVVVCLVGGGQEIHTGEAGIGAWLDAVNRSFSHWEMHISSKLTDSEYSATGIIDAVRESARVHFSDELHLAVSMRSFRAEHVSAFVKALLDCEQDIARLALARLKRYPIAVTRNLALAKSWVRQRARGSERYGLIASSRAQRLKPHAIDVRVKTDPVHWFLDGKDDTRSSYYLEDAATEFQVQGLEVDWAIVSWDGDFRFKIPDWSYHDFRGAKWQNVKKPDNRNYLKNAYRVLLTRARQGMVIFVPEGDSADPTCAPEYYDATFQYLRDVGVPVLDS; from the coding sequence GTGGCGCACACTCCCGAAAAATCAGTCTCCTCTCGGGCGTGGTATTCGGCGTCGATCGCAGACTTTCTCGCCGTCACGGATAACGAGATCCTCGGTGCACTCACACGCCATTCGGAGTTCAGTGTCGACGAAACTCAGGCTCAGGCGTGGCTGGAAGAGATCAGATTTCTGAAGGCCCACCTGCGCGGTCTGGCAGGCACGATCTATTTTGAGTTCCACGTGCCGCGGATGGGGAACCGCATTGATGTCGTGCTGGTGATCGGCGCGGTCGTTTTCGTGATCGAGTTTAAGGTCGGAGAAAAGATGTTCGCGCGCAGTGCCGTGGAACAGGTTTGGGACTACGCCCTCGATTTAAAGAATTTCCATGAGGGCAGTCATCAGGTTGCGATCGTGCCCATACTCATTGCCACGGCGGCGAACGATTCAGGGACCAGTGTTCCGTCGTGCGATCAGGACCGAGTCTATCGACCCATAAAAGTAAACCCGCTGGAGTTTCGGAAAACGCTGGATGCGGTTGTCGGGCAAATCTCCGGACCCGCACTTGCTGCAACTACGTGGGAGAATGCACCCTACAAGCCGACCCCGACCATCGTGGAAGCGGCTCGTGCCCTCTATGCACACCACCAAGTCGAGGCGCTCAACTGTTTTGATGCGGGTCGGCAAAACCTTGGGCGGACGGCAAAGCGCATTGAGGCAATCATCGACGAAGCGAGAACCAAGAAAAAGAAAGCCATCTGCTTCGTCACTGGCGTGCCCGGAGCAGGCAAAACGTTGGTTGGCCTTAACACCGCAACGCAACACCGACGAGAAGGGGAGCCAACGCACGCAGTGTTACTGTCTGGCAACGCCCCGCTCGTCGCCGTGCTCCGAGCCGCACTGACGCGAGATGAGAAAGCGCGGTTAAAAGCGGCGGGCAAGAAGCGTCCAAAGGGCAGCGATCCGGTGAAGCAATTTATCCAGAACGTGCACCATTTCCGTGACGAAGCGGGAAAACATGATGGGCCGCCCGCGGATCATGTGGTGGTATTCGATGAGGCGCAGCGCGCGTGGAATCAGGCCAAGACCGCAGACTTCATGAAGCGGAAGAAAGGCCGGCCTGACTTTCAGCATTCGGAATCCGAGTATCTACTTTCCTACGTTGACCGACATCAGGACTGGGCAGTTGTCGTTTGTCTCGTAGGTGGTGGACAAGAAATCCACACAGGCGAAGCCGGTATCGGAGCGTGGCTGGATGCGGTGAATCGCTCGTTTTCTCACTGGGAAATGCACATTTCATCCAAGCTCACCGACAGCGAGTATTCCGCTACTGGAATCATTGATGCGGTGCGGGAGAGCGCGAGGGTGCATTTTTCCGATGAACTCCATCTCGCGGTGTCGATGCGCTCTTTCCGGGCCGAACATGTTTCCGCATTCGTCAAAGCCTTGCTGGATTGTGAGCAGGATATCGCGCGTTTGGCGCTGGCGAGATTGAAGCGCTATCCCATTGCGGTGACTCGCAATCTCGCTTTGGCAAAAAGCTGGGTGCGTCAACGCGCGCGCGGGAGTGAGCGCTACGGGCTCATCGCGTCGTCACGTGCTCAGCGCCTCAAGCCTCACGCGATCGATGTTCGCGTGAAGACCGATCCAGTCCATTGGTTTCTCGATGGCAAAGATGACACGCGTTCCAGTTACTATTTGGAGGACGCTGCTACGGAATTCCAAGTGCAGGGACTTGAAGTGGACTGGGCGATTGTGTCGTGGGATGGAGACTTTCGTTTCAAAATACCCGATTGGAGCTATCACGACTTTCGCGGCGCTAAATGGCAGAACGTGAAAAAGCCTGACAACCGGAACTACTTGAAGAACGCGTATCGGGTGCTTCTCACACGTGCTCGTCAAGGGATGGTTATCTTTGTTCCAGAGGGCGACAGCGCCGATCCGACATGTGCGCCCGAATACTACGACGCGACATTTCAATACCTGCGTGATGTTGGTGTGCCGGTTCTGGACTCGTAG
- a CDS encoding MFS transporter: MSAPAKVPFTKFHYAWVAAGVTFVTLLAAAGARATPGVILLPLGNEFQWSRATVSSIVSINIFLYGLMGPFAAALYQRFGLRWTMMTAMTLLAAGYGLSTLATHYWQFVVLWGCVVGIGSGMAAAVLGAAVATRWFTQRRGLVMGLLTASTATGQLIFLPSLATIVTDKGWRGAPLVVAAAALAVVPLIAWLMRDDPRDVGLRPFGETGPVEDHASAKGNPAKRAVDVLLEAVRVRDFWLLAGSFFVCGASTNGLVGTHLIPAAFDCGIPEVRAAGLLAVMGIFDLFGTTASGWLSDRFNCRTLLFTYYGLRGLSLIFLPQALLGPTAGLGVFAVFYGLDWIATVPPTVRLTSEVFGREKGPIVFGWVVASHQVGAAFAAYTAGATRTSFGSYAPAFIGAGVLCVIAALIVLPIGKRKPLVPAPAAA, from the coding sequence ATGAGCGCTCCGGCCAAGGTCCCTTTCACGAAATTCCACTACGCGTGGGTGGCGGCCGGCGTGACGTTTGTCACGTTGCTGGCAGCGGCGGGGGCGCGCGCGACGCCGGGGGTCATCCTGCTGCCGCTGGGCAACGAGTTTCAATGGAGCCGCGCCACGGTGTCGTCGATCGTCTCGATCAACATCTTCCTCTACGGCCTGATGGGGCCGTTCGCGGCGGCGCTGTATCAGCGCTTCGGGCTGCGGTGGACGATGATGACGGCCATGACGTTGCTCGCGGCGGGTTACGGGCTCTCGACGCTCGCGACGCACTACTGGCAATTCGTGGTGCTGTGGGGCTGCGTCGTCGGCATCGGCTCGGGCATGGCGGCGGCTGTGCTCGGGGCGGCGGTGGCGACGCGGTGGTTCACTCAGCGGCGCGGACTCGTCATGGGGTTGCTCACGGCGAGCACGGCGACGGGGCAGCTGATTTTCCTGCCCAGCCTGGCGACGATCGTGACGGACAAGGGCTGGCGCGGTGCGCCGCTCGTGGTCGCGGCGGCGGCGCTCGCGGTCGTGCCGCTGATCGCGTGGCTGATGCGCGACGATCCACGTGACGTGGGGCTGCGACCGTTCGGCGAGACAGGGCCGGTCGAGGACCACGCGTCCGCGAAGGGCAACCCGGCCAAGCGCGCGGTGGACGTGCTGCTCGAGGCGGTGCGGGTGCGGGATTTCTGGCTGCTGGCGGGCTCGTTTTTCGTGTGCGGAGCGAGCACGAACGGGCTCGTGGGCACGCACCTGATCCCGGCGGCGTTCGACTGCGGCATCCCCGAGGTGCGCGCGGCGGGGTTGCTGGCGGTGATGGGGATTTTCGATCTGTTCGGCACGACGGCGTCGGGCTGGCTGAGCGATCGTTTCAACTGCCGGACGCTGCTCTTCACCTATTACGGGCTGCGCGGGCTCTCGCTGATTTTCCTGCCGCAAGCGCTGCTCGGACCGACGGCGGGGCTGGGCGTGTTTGCGGTGTTCTACGGGCTCGACTGGATCGCGACGGTGCCGCCGACGGTGCGGCTCACGAGCGAGGTGTTCGGACGCGAGAAGGGGCCGATCGTATTCGGCTGGGTGGTGGCGAGCCATCAGGTCGGCGCGGCGTTCGCGGCCTACACGGCCGGTGCGACGCGCACGAGTTTCGGCAGCTACGCGCCGGCGTTCATCGGCGCCGGAGTGCTGTGCGTCATCGCCGCGCTGATCGTGTTGCCGATCGGAAAAAGGAAACCGCTCGTGCCGGCGCCAGCGGCGGCGTGA
- a CDS encoding carbohydrate kinase has product MRFRCVGLGEVLWDVLPAGRQLGGAPANFACHAAALGAAAAIVSRIGRDPDGRALDAQLRALGVSTLALELDPRAPTGTVTVEIVAGGQPRYAIHEDVAWDHLAGERAGREAVAQADAVCFGTLAQRHPVARATIRALLVGVAPAALRIFDVNLRQHYHSREVIEASLALANVLKVNEDELPVLRDLFRLPAEPRAALAALAERHRLRAVVYTRGAHGCLVWCDGQFADHPGRPVTLVDAVGAGDSFTAAFAMGLLHRWPLAEVVERASAIAAFVCTQRGATPALPDELTAPFRANPA; this is encoded by the coding sequence ATGCGATTTCGCTGCGTCGGCCTCGGTGAAGTGCTCTGGGACGTCCTGCCTGCCGGACGCCAGCTCGGCGGCGCGCCGGCCAATTTCGCCTGCCATGCCGCGGCGCTCGGCGCGGCGGCGGCGATCGTCTCCCGGATCGGCCGCGATCCCGACGGTCGCGCCCTCGACGCGCAATTGCGCGCGCTCGGCGTCTCGACGCTCGCCCTCGAACTCGATCCGCGGGCGCCGACGGGCACCGTCACCGTGGAAATCGTCGCCGGCGGCCAGCCCCGCTACGCCATCCACGAGGATGTCGCCTGGGATCATCTCGCCGGTGAGCGCGCCGGCCGCGAGGCCGTCGCCCAGGCGGACGCCGTCTGCTTCGGCACGCTGGCCCAGCGCCATCCCGTCGCGCGGGCCACGATCCGCGCGCTGCTCGTCGGCGTCGCTCCGGCCGCGCTGCGGATCTTCGACGTCAATCTCCGCCAGCATTACCACTCGCGCGAAGTGATCGAGGCGTCGCTCGCGCTCGCGAACGTGCTCAAGGTCAACGAGGACGAGCTGCCCGTGTTGCGCGACCTGTTCCGGCTCCCGGCCGAGCCCCGCGCCGCGCTCGCCGCCCTGGCCGAGCGGCACCGGCTTCGTGCCGTGGTCTACACCCGCGGCGCGCACGGTTGCCTCGTCTGGTGCGACGGACAATTCGCCGATCACCCCGGCCGGCCGGTCACGCTGGTCGACGCTGTCGGCGCGGGCGACTCGTTCACCGCTGCGTTCGCGATGGGATTGCTCCACCGCTGGCCGCTCGCGGAGGTCGTCGAGCGCGCCAGCGCGATCGCGGCCTTCGTCTGCACGCAGCGCGGCGCGACGCCCGCGTTGCCGGACGAATTGACCGCGCCGTTCCGCGCGAACCCCGCCTGA
- the feoB gene encoding ferrous iron transport protein B gives MKLPSHISLPASAAKRPATAAAYRTPVYAVVGNPNCGKTTLFNALTGLRQKVGNYPGVTVEKKTGTTYSQHGRPIQIIDLPGAYSLAARSPDEAVMRDVLLGRREDTPQPDRIVCVVDASNLERNLYLVHQVLDLGRPVIVAMNMMDVAAEAGIKVDPAALERELGVPVIPCEAVRGKGLVELRLAMSRIELPLAKHRWDIPGPIAPAVAEIQASLVQNDERPPLVARAEALLLLTDFDSVRVAGSKQHSPRTLEILAGWRARWTKEGTDWSGVLIRSRYDAIAVLCEDVILRDRNSGPSLSDRIDAVLCHPVWGLGVFAVLMSLMLFSVFSLAEYPMNWIDEHVAAFGTWVKDAMAPGDLRDLLTDGVVAGVGAVVVFLPQILILFFFVGLLESTGYMARAAFLMDRVMSKVGLTGRAFVPLLSSYACAIPGIMATRTIENARDRLVTILVAPLMSCSARIPVYSLLIAALLPAGTSAWTKTGLAALMYLIGTGGAVGYAWLFKRFLVKGGSPHMIMELPAYQPPRFVDITRHMVERGWLFLKNAGTIILAISIVLWVLTTYPKHPDPAATPTQQIAHSFAGQAGHLIEPVIKPLGFDWRVGIGLITSFAAREVFVNSMGVIFGVENTDDTTPLRDALRNAHWPDGAPLFTPLVCLTLMVYYVFAMQCMSTIAVVKRETNSWRWPLFQTAYMTGTAWLVCCLIYQVGRALGF, from the coding sequence GTGAAGCTCCCGTCGCACATCTCGCTCCCTGCGTCCGCCGCGAAGCGCCCGGCGACTGCGGCCGCTTACCGCACTCCCGTCTACGCGGTCGTGGGCAACCCGAATTGCGGCAAGACCACGCTCTTCAACGCCCTCACCGGCCTGCGCCAGAAGGTCGGCAACTATCCGGGCGTCACCGTCGAAAAGAAAACCGGCACCACCTACTCGCAGCACGGCCGCCCGATCCAGATCATCGACCTGCCCGGCGCCTACTCGCTCGCCGCGCGCTCGCCCGACGAGGCGGTGATGCGCGACGTGTTGCTCGGCCGGCGCGAGGACACCCCGCAGCCGGACCGCATCGTGTGCGTCGTCGACGCCTCGAACCTCGAGCGCAATCTCTACCTCGTCCACCAAGTCCTCGATCTCGGCCGCCCCGTCATCGTCGCGATGAACATGATGGACGTCGCCGCCGAGGCCGGGATCAAGGTCGACCCCGCCGCGCTCGAGCGCGAGCTCGGCGTGCCCGTCATCCCGTGCGAAGCCGTGCGCGGCAAGGGCCTCGTCGAACTCCGCCTCGCGATGAGCCGCATCGAGCTGCCGCTCGCGAAACACCGCTGGGACATCCCCGGCCCGATCGCGCCCGCCGTCGCGGAGATCCAAGCTTCGCTCGTGCAAAACGACGAGCGTCCGCCGCTCGTCGCGCGCGCGGAGGCGTTGCTGCTGCTGACGGATTTCGACTCCGTGCGCGTCGCCGGTTCGAAGCAGCATTCGCCGCGCACGCTTGAGATCCTCGCCGGCTGGCGCGCGCGCTGGACGAAGGAGGGCACCGATTGGTCCGGCGTGTTGATCCGCAGCCGCTACGACGCGATCGCGGTGCTGTGCGAGGACGTGATCCTGCGCGACCGCAATTCCGGCCCGTCGCTCTCCGACCGCATCGACGCCGTGCTCTGCCACCCGGTCTGGGGCCTGGGCGTGTTCGCGGTGCTGATGAGCCTGATGCTGTTCTCGGTTTTCTCGCTCGCGGAATATCCGATGAACTGGATCGACGAGCATGTCGCCGCCTTCGGCACGTGGGTGAAGGACGCGATGGCGCCGGGCGATCTCCGTGACTTGCTGACCGATGGCGTGGTCGCCGGCGTCGGCGCGGTGGTCGTTTTTCTGCCGCAGATTCTCATCCTGTTTTTCTTCGTCGGCCTGCTGGAGAGCACCGGCTACATGGCGCGCGCGGCGTTTCTCATGGACCGCGTCATGAGCAAGGTCGGCCTCACCGGCCGCGCGTTCGTGCCGTTGCTCAGCTCCTACGCGTGCGCGATTCCCGGCATCATGGCCACGCGCACGATCGAGAACGCGCGCGACCGTCTCGTCACGATCCTCGTCGCGCCGTTGATGAGTTGTTCGGCGCGCATCCCGGTCTACTCGCTGCTCATCGCGGCGCTGTTGCCTGCCGGCACCTCGGCGTGGACGAAAACCGGCCTCGCCGCGCTCATGTATCTGATCGGGACGGGCGGCGCCGTGGGCTACGCGTGGCTCTTCAAGCGCTTCCTCGTGAAGGGCGGCTCGCCGCACATGATCATGGAGCTGCCCGCCTACCAGCCGCCGCGCTTCGTCGACATCACGCGCCACATGGTCGAGCGCGGCTGGTTGTTCCTCAAGAACGCCGGCACGATCATCCTCGCGATCTCCATCGTGCTGTGGGTGCTCACGACTTATCCGAAGCACCCGGACCCCGCCGCCACGCCCACGCAGCAGATCGCGCACAGCTTCGCCGGCCAGGCCGGCCACCTCATCGAGCCCGTGATCAAACCGCTCGGCTTCGACTGGCGCGTGGGCATCGGCCTCATCACGTCGTTCGCGGCGCGGGAGGTCTTCGTGAATTCGATGGGCGTCATCTTCGGCGTGGAAAACACCGACGACACGACGCCGCTCCGCGACGCGCTGCGCAACGCGCATTGGCCCGACGGCGCGCCGCTCTTCACGCCGCTCGTGTGCTTGACGCTGATGGTTTACTACGTCTTCGCGATGCAGTGCATGAGCACGATCGCCGTCGTGAAGCGCGAGACGAACTCCTGGCGCTGGCCGCTCTTCCAAACCGCCTACATGACCGGCACGGCGTGGCTCGTGTGCTGTCTGATTTACCAAGTCGGCCGCGCACTGGGGTTCTGA
- a CDS encoding ferrous iron transport protein A yields the protein MSTPFQELAPLCQLPAGSTGRVCRLTGDEGFCQRVREMGFGEAALVTKISGSVTSLCLVNGTRLALNHSAAMSILVERLPAGAK from the coding sequence ATGTCCACGCCATTCCAAGAACTCGCTCCGCTCTGCCAGCTGCCGGCCGGCTCGACAGGACGCGTGTGCCGGCTGACGGGCGACGAAGGTTTCTGCCAGCGCGTGCGCGAGATGGGCTTCGGCGAAGCGGCGTTGGTCACCAAGATTTCGGGCAGCGTCACCAGCCTCTGCCTCGTCAACGGAACCCGCCTGGCGCTCAACCACAGCGCGGCGATGAGCATCCTGGTCGAGCGTTTGCCGGCCGGCGCGAAGTAA